The genome window CTCATGCAATGCCTCCCGCATTCAGCAACGCCCGTACAATAACGCGCGGCGCCAGCGTAATTTTATAACCGTTGTGCGCCAGCGCACTGGCCTCCTGCATCGCCAGCGGTGCCAGGTCACGCAATTGCTGCTCGTTAAAGGGTTTGCCGCGCAGCGCCTGTTCCAGCGCGCGAAGCCGCCAGGGCCGGGTTGCGACGCCGCCCAGCGCGATGCGTACCTCGCGCAGCGTAACGCCATCCTCTTCCAGCGCCAGCCCGACGGCGGCGCTGGCGGCAGCGAACTCATAAGAGCTGCGGTCGCGTACTTTCAGATAGTGTGAACGCTGCAGCGCGGCGGTTACCGGAATCTCAATGGCGGTAATGATTTCACCGGCGTGTAAATCCTGCTCCTGGTCGGGACGATCGCCTGGCAGCAGTAAAAACTCTTCAACGGTGACGCGGCGTTCGCTGCCATCCAACGCCTGAAGCTGCAGTGTGGCATCGAATGCGGTTAGCGCCACCGCCAGATCGCCGGGATAGACGGCAACACAATGTTCGCTGTTGCCCAGCACGGCATGATTACGATTCATGCCGGTACGGGCGGCGCAGCCGGAGCCGGGATGACGTTTATTGCAATTTTGGTAACCGTGCGCATCGCGAAAATAGCTGCAGCGCGTACGTTGCATGATATTGCCACCGATGGTCGCCATATTGCGCAGTTGGGCGGAGGCGGCGCTGGTGAGGCTTTGGATCACGGCGGGCGCAATCTTTTGCAATGCTTCGTGTTGCGCTACCTGACTCATTTTGCACAGGCTGCCGATGCGAATAACGTTTTCTTCCAGCTCAATCGCTGACATCCCGGTCAGGGAGGTGATATCGATCAGGCGATCGGGCTGCTCGACATCGCATTTCATCAGATCGATCAGGGTGGTGCCGCCCGCCAGGAGACGACTGCCCGGCACGCTGGTGGCGGCCGTCGCGCTGGCAATATCTTCGGCGCGTAGATAATCAAACTCTCTCATGCCGTTTGCTCCTGTTGTAGCTGCTGCGCCGCTTCGCGCACCGCCGCGACAATAAAGGGATAGGCGCCGCAGCGGCAGATATTGCCGCTCATATATTCGCGGATTTCATCGTCGCTGTTGGCGTGGCCTTCATTAATACAGGCCACGGCGGACATAATCTGTCCCGGCGTGCAGTAGCCGCACTGGAAGGCATCGTGACGTAAAAAGGCTGCCTGCACCGCATGCAGCGTCTCATCCGCTCCAGCCAGCCCTTCGATGGTAGTGATCTTATGGCCTTCCGCCTGCGCCGCCAGCGTCAGACAGCTTAATACCCGTTCACCGTCGATATGTACGGTACAGGCGCCACACTGGCCGTGATCGCAGCCTTTTTTCGCTCCCGGCAGATCGGCATGTTCACGCAGGGCATCGAGAAGGGTTACACGCGCGTCAAGCGCCAGAGGGTGTTCTTTTCCGTTGATGTGCAGGCGCATTACTCGTTGCTGAGCCATAGCAGTCTCCCGTAACAGGATAAGGGGATGGCAGCGCCTGGCAGCACTGCCCACATTGCGTTTATTAAAAAATGCAGAACGGACCGCTGCGATGACGGCCCTTAATCAGGTAACCGGATAAGTGTAGACGTTATAAGCCAGTGACGAGGCGTGGCAGGCTAAACAGGGGAAGCGGCAGGCAGGGCTGCCGCCAACAACGGACGTGCCTTAATGGATCATATGGCTATGGGTGGGCGCGCCGGTTTGCAACAGTACCAACAGCTGTGAGAGCGGGTTGCTGAGAATAAACTGATGGCAGCCGGTGTTAGCCATGAGTTGAGACATCGCCACCGCCAGGTTTGCCAGCGCGGTTTCCGGCGGTAAATTTTGCTGCTGTAGCAGCGCGAGCAACTCCTGAACGGAGTCCTGATTAGCCGCAGCTACCATTTTTTGCGGCTGCTGAGAGAGGGTTTCATCGCACGGTTTCATTCGCCAGGCTCCCGATAATCAAGTTTCAGACAATCCTGAACGCTATATATTGGCCGATTCAGGAATTTCAAGCTTAAAAACACAGCAGTTATTCGCCAAATTTAAGCGCTGCGTGCCTCCTGGCAGGAATCGCTATGCGTTCGCGGCGCAATATCGTCTATTCTGACCTGACGCTATGTATCAAACCGATCGAAGGAGAAACAAAATGAGTGAAGTTATCGCTATTGTCGCTACCGTGATCCCAAAAGCAGGTGAAGCGGAAGTGGTTGAGCAGGCGCTGCGTACCGTGGAGCGCGACGTGCAGGGCGAGCCGGGCTGCCAGCAGTATCAGCTGCATCAGGATCTGGAAAATCCGCAGCACTTTGTTTTGCTGGAGCGCTGGGAATCTGAAGCGCACCTGCAGCAACACAGCGAAGCCGCGCCGTTCCTGCGCCTGATGGAAACTATCGAAGGTCGCGCCGAACTGCAGGTAACGAAACTGAAAGTGCTGGCCTGATGCCGTAAGGTGCTAAATGCCATAAGCCCGCTCGGGGAAATCTGAGCGGGCTTTTTTCTGGCAGGTTGAGGCGATTGGCAGCAGCCGGGCACGCGATTAACGGCTGCGCATCTGGCGGCAGAGCAAAGTTAATATGCCCGCGCTACAAAACGGAAACAGCGCCAGCAGCAGCCAGGGCGTGATCGCTTCCGTCGAGGGCGTCAGTGCGCGGTCCAGCAGGCCGCCAAAAAGAATGTTGCCAGCCAGCACCGCGCAACCGCCCGCGCTGGCAAGCGCGCCGTAGTGGGCACCGAGCGTCGCCTCCTCAGCAAAACGGGGGATAAAATCTTTCGCGGCGGGCACCAGTAACATCTGCCCAAAAGTCAGCAGCGTGACGAAGCAGGCCGCAGGCAACAGACGCAACCAGCCCGCAGACGGCTCATGCGCCGCAAAAAGCGCCACGCTCAGAAAAGAGGCTGACACCAGAACAAAGCTTGCCGGCAGGCTCCATGCAGGCCCGATAACCCGCGCAAAACGCGCCAGAGGAAGCTGTAACGTGATGACTAACAATGAAGCCAGCATAAACAGCGGCCCCAAATCTTTCTCATCGCCCCCGGCGCGCTGAATTTCCACCGGAAGCGCCAGATAGAGTTGGTTGTAGCTTAACAACCAAGAGCTGTAGGCAATAATGAACACCACAAACCGTGGCTGGCGGAGCACGCCCCACCAGGCCGTCCGCTGCTGAGATGGCGGCCTTGTCTCGCTGCGCGGCAGACAAACAGAAAGAATGATCAACGCCAGCAAAAAAATAGCGGCGCCGGCAAACGCAACCAGACGAAAACCCAGCCCGGTAAACAGTGCCCCCAATACCGGACCAAGCACTGCGCCCAGCTCGCCGCAGACGGCAAAAAGAGCAAACCATTCGGCACGGCTGCGTTTACCGCTGGCTTCGCTTTGCTGGCCTGCTTTAGCGAGGAGCGCCTCAATGGAGGGAGAGAATAATGCCCCGCCAATGCCGGTGAGGCAGGCGCCAAGAACGATCGGCCAGAGGGCGTGACCAAACGCCAGTAACAGATATCCTGCTATGCGGATAAAGCAGCCCCAAAGAATCACAACGCGCGCGCCGAACCGATCTGACAGCGCGCCGCCTACGATAAACATGCCCTGCTGTGAGAAAGTGCGTAGCCCAAGCACCAGCCCGATTGCGCCGCCGGAGAGCAGCATATCGTCACGTAAAAACAGCGCCAGGAAAGGCACCACGGCGTAGAAGCCAATATTGAAAACAAACTGGCTCCCTAATAAAACCGGCGGCCAGACGTGCGTTACCGGCCTCTGAAAAGGCAAAAACATGAAAATAGCCTGACGTTATGAGATGTAGTGGATATGTTTTTTGCCATGATAGGGAGAAATTTCAATCCTGGTGTCCACCTGAAACACCTCCCACAGCAGTGACTCGGTCAGCACCTGCTGCGGCGTCCCTCTGGCGACCACCTTGCCTTTTTGCATAACGATCAGCGCATCGCAAAACATCGCCGCATGGTTAAGATCGTGAATAGCCACGATGCTTGTTACCCCCAGCTCGGTAATAAGCTTCATTAACTGTATCTGGTGATGAATATCCAGATGGTTGGTCGGCTCGTCCAACAGGATTTCGCCAGGCGTTTGCGCCAGCGCTCTGGCGATATGCACCCTCTGGCGTTCGCCGCCGGACAGACTCTGCCACCCCCGATCGCTATATTTCAGCATATCCACTTTTTGCAGCGCTTCAGTCACGGTCTCATCATCGCGCGGGCTCCAGCTGGAAAAAGGGGAGTGATGCGGAATGCGCCCCAGTTTAACCACGTCCCGCACGCGCATGTTTGCCTCTGTCGCGCCATGCTGTTCAACAAAGGCGATACGGCGAGCCAGCTGTTTTTTGGCGATATGGCTGATGTTTTTGCCATCCAGCATCACCGTGCCGGAATGCGGGCGACGAATGCCGGCAAGAAGGCGCAACAGTGAAGACTTACCTGAGCCATTCGGACCAAGCAGCCCGACGGTTTCGCCTGAAGAGACCGTGAGCGAAACATCGTCTACGATAACTTTCTTGCCCACCTTCCAGGTGACATTTTCAGCAGAGATGCTCATTACTTGTTCCCTGAACGATAAATAATAATGGCAAAGAACGGCACGCCGACCAGTGCTGTTACGACTCCCACCGGCAGACTTTGCGGTGCGATCAGCATGCGCGAGGCGATATCCGCCAGCACCATCAGAATGGCGCCCGCCAGCGCACTGGCGATCAACAGGGTTCGATGTAGCGGGCCAAAAAAGAAACGCATAACATGCGGAACCACCAGCCCGACAAAACCAATAGATCCGGCCATGCTGACTATGGTGGCGGTGATGAGCGCGGTAGTGGTAAACAGAGTGAGCCGTACCCAGGCAACAGGAATGCCAAGCGAAAGCGCGGCATCGTCACCAAAGGTGAAGGCATCGAGCGCGCGGGAGTAGTAGAGACAAATAGCCAGACCCACCAGAACCACACACAGCGCCAGCTGGAACTCAGGCCACCTTACGCCGCTGAAACTGCCGAGCAGCCAGAACATCACGTCGCGCGCCTGTTGAGCGCTGGCGGAGGTGCTGATGGTATAGGCGGTAATGGCGTTAAAAAGCTGCGATGCGGCTACGCCCGCGAGAATGGTCCGTTCGTTGCCGCCGCGTGCGCCGTTGGTCAGAAAGGCGACAAAAGCAAAGGCGGCGAATGCGCCAGCAAATGCGCCAGCTGAAAGCGTGACGGCGCCGGAGCCGATACCCAACACCACGACGGAGACTGCACCGGTTGATGCGCCCGCTGAAACGCCCAGTACATAAGGCTCGGCAAGAGCATTTTTCAGCAGGCTTTGCAGTACCGCGCCACAGATAGCCAGTCCCGCGCCGCAGCAGGCGGCAACCAGCGCCCGACTCAAGCGAAAGTCCCAAATAACGCTTTCGTGGATACGATTCAGCGGCACATGGGTTAATCCGGCTTTATTACCCAGCGCATATAATACGCTCTCAAGCGGAATGGCCAGTTCGCCAACGCTAACACCCAGCGCAATCACCACAATCAACAGCACCACGGAGAGTACACACGACAGGGAGAGAAACACGCCCCGCCGTGCTTGTTGCACGACATCGGCCATTACTGAATATCCATCTTTCTGAGCTGTTCGCCAATTTGTTCAGCGCCATACAGCGTGCGGATGGTGGGATTCATCGCCTGGCCATCCATAACGACAATATGCCCTTTTTTCACGGCCTCAAGCTGGCTGACGGTGGGATCGTTTTTCAGGAATTTGATTTTTTCTTCTGCGTTATCGAGCGCCCAGCGGTTGCGATCGAGATTAGAAACCACAATCACATCCGGGTTAGCGGCAATGATGCTCTCCCAG of Pantoea alhagi contains these proteins:
- a CDS encoding FAD binding domain-containing protein, yielding MREFDYLRAEDIASATAATSVPGSRLLAGGTTLIDLMKCDVEQPDRLIDITSLTGMSAIELEENVIRIGSLCKMSQVAQHEALQKIAPAVIQSLTSAASAQLRNMATIGGNIMQRTRCSYFRDAHGYQNCNKRHPGSGCAARTGMNRNHAVLGNSEHCVAVYPGDLAVALTAFDATLQLQALDGSERRVTVEEFLLLPGDRPDQEQDLHAGEIITAIEIPVTAALQRSHYLKVRDRSSYEFAAASAAVGLALEEDGVTLREVRIALGGVATRPWRLRALEQALRGKPFNEQQLRDLAPLAMQEASALAHNGYKITLAPRVIVRALLNAGGIA
- a CDS encoding (2Fe-2S)-binding protein, with protein sequence MAQQRVMRLHINGKEHPLALDARVTLLDALREHADLPGAKKGCDHGQCGACTVHIDGERVLSCLTLAAQAEGHKITTIEGLAGADETLHAVQAAFLRHDAFQCGYCTPGQIMSAVACINEGHANSDDEIREYMSGNICRCGAYPFIVAAVREAAQQLQQEQTA
- a CDS encoding putative quinol monooxygenase, coding for MSEVIAIVATVIPKAGEAEVVEQALRTVERDVQGEPGCQQYQLHQDLENPQHFVLLERWESEAHLQQHSEAAPFLRLMETIEGRAELQVTKLKVLA
- a CDS encoding MDR family MFS transporter, with the protein product MFLPFQRPVTHVWPPVLLGSQFVFNIGFYAVVPFLALFLRDDMLLSGGAIGLVLGLRTFSQQGMFIVGGALSDRFGARVVILWGCFIRIAGYLLLAFGHALWPIVLGACLTGIGGALFSPSIEALLAKAGQQSEASGKRSRAEWFALFAVCGELGAVLGPVLGALFTGLGFRLVAFAGAAIFLLALIILSVCLPRSETRPPSQQRTAWWGVLRQPRFVVFIIAYSSWLLSYNQLYLALPVEIQRAGGDEKDLGPLFMLASLLVITLQLPLARFARVIGPAWSLPASFVLVSASFLSVALFAAHEPSAGWLRLLPAACFVTLLTFGQMLLVPAAKDFIPRFAEEATLGAHYGALASAGGCAVLAGNILFGGLLDRALTPSTEAITPWLLLALFPFCSAGILTLLCRQMRSR
- a CDS encoding ABC transporter ATP-binding protein, with the translated sequence MSISAENVTWKVGKKVIVDDVSLTVSSGETVGLLGPNGSGKSSLLRLLAGIRRPHSGTVMLDGKNISHIAKKQLARRIAFVEQHGATEANMRVRDVVKLGRIPHHSPFSSWSPRDDETVTEALQKVDMLKYSDRGWQSLSGGERQRVHIARALAQTPGEILLDEPTNHLDIHHQIQLMKLITELGVTSIVAIHDLNHAAMFCDALIVMQKGKVVARGTPQQVLTESLLWEVFQVDTRIEISPYHGKKHIHYIS
- a CDS encoding FecCD family ABC transporter permease; this encodes MADVVQQARRGVFLSLSCVLSVVLLIVVIALGVSVGELAIPLESVLYALGNKAGLTHVPLNRIHESVIWDFRLSRALVAACCGAGLAICGAVLQSLLKNALAEPYVLGVSAGASTGAVSVVVLGIGSGAVTLSAGAFAGAFAAFAFVAFLTNGARGGNERTILAGVAASQLFNAITAYTISTSASAQQARDVMFWLLGSFSGVRWPEFQLALCVVLVGLAICLYYSRALDAFTFGDDAALSLGIPVAWVRLTLFTTTALITATIVSMAGSIGFVGLVVPHVMRFFFGPLHRTLLIASALAGAILMVLADIASRMLIAPQSLPVGVVTALVGVPFFAIIIYRSGNK